The Stenotrophomonas rhizophila genome has a window encoding:
- the lexA gene encoding transcriptional repressor LexA has product MDLTDTQQAILQLIAERIETDGAPPSQTEIARAFGFKGVRAAQYHLEALEQAGAIRRIPGQARGIRLVQAPPLQDGLPASLPAAALPDHVLRLPVLGRVAAGLPIGADIGSDDFVVLDRVFFSPAPDYLLKVQGDSMIDEGIFDGDLIGVHRTRDARSGQIVVARIDDEITVKLLKMGKDRIRLLPRNPDYKPIEVLPDQDFAIEGLYCGLLRPNR; this is encoded by the coding sequence ATGGACCTTACCGATACCCAGCAGGCGATCCTGCAGTTGATCGCCGAGCGCATCGAGACCGACGGCGCGCCGCCGTCGCAGACGGAAATCGCCCGTGCGTTCGGCTTCAAGGGCGTGCGGGCCGCGCAGTACCACCTGGAAGCGCTGGAGCAGGCCGGGGCGATCCGTCGCATTCCCGGCCAGGCGCGCGGTATCCGGCTGGTCCAGGCGCCGCCGCTGCAGGACGGGCTGCCGGCCTCGCTGCCGGCAGCTGCGCTGCCCGACCACGTGCTGCGCCTGCCGGTGCTGGGGCGGGTCGCGGCCGGCCTGCCGATCGGGGCGGACATCGGCTCGGACGATTTCGTGGTGCTGGACCGGGTGTTCTTCTCGCCCGCGCCGGACTACCTGCTCAAGGTCCAGGGCGACTCGATGATCGACGAAGGCATCTTCGACGGCGACCTGATCGGCGTGCACCGTACCCGCGACGCCCGCTCGGGCCAGATCGTGGTGGCGCGCATTGATGACGAGATCACCGTCAAGCTGCTGAAGATGGGCAAGGACCGGATCCGGCTGCTGCCGCGCAACCCCGATTACAAGCCGATCGAAGTGCTGCCCGACCAGGACTTCGCGATTGAAGGCCTCTATTGCGGGCTGCTGCGCCCGAACCGCTGA
- the recA gene encoding recombinase RecA, with product MDENKKRALTAALSQIEKQFGKGSVMRMGDRVIEAVEVIPTGSLMLDIALGIGGLPKGRVVEIYGPESSGKTTLTLQAIAECQKKGGTAAFIDAEHALDPIYAAKLGVNVDDLLLSQPDTGEQALEIADMLVRSGSVDIVVVDSVAALTPKAEIEGEMGDQLPGLQARLMSQALRKLTGNIKRSNTLVVFINQLRMKIGVMMPGQSPEVTTGGNALKFYASVRLDIRRIGAIKKGDEIIGNQTKIKVVKNKLAPPFKQVITEILYGEGISREGELIDMGVEAKLVEKAGAWYSYGEERIGQGKDNARGYLRDNPQVAQRLEAELREKFQPAEAARESGDSDGDDDAE from the coding sequence ATGGACGAGAACAAAAAGCGTGCCCTGACCGCCGCCCTGAGCCAGATCGAAAAGCAGTTCGGCAAGGGCTCCGTCATGCGCATGGGCGACCGTGTCATCGAGGCCGTCGAGGTCATCCCGACCGGTTCGCTGATGCTGGACATCGCGCTCGGCATCGGCGGCCTGCCGAAGGGCCGTGTCGTGGAGATCTATGGTCCGGAGTCCTCGGGCAAGACCACCCTGACCCTTCAGGCGATCGCCGAATGCCAGAAGAAAGGCGGCACCGCTGCCTTCATCGACGCCGAGCACGCGCTGGACCCGATCTACGCCGCCAAGCTGGGCGTGAACGTGGACGACCTGCTGCTGTCCCAGCCGGATACCGGTGAGCAGGCGCTGGAAATCGCCGACATGCTGGTCCGTTCCGGCTCGGTGGACATCGTGGTGGTCGACTCGGTCGCCGCGCTGACCCCGAAGGCCGAAATCGAAGGCGAAATGGGCGACCAGCTGCCGGGCCTGCAGGCCCGCCTGATGAGCCAGGCGCTGCGCAAGCTGACCGGCAACATCAAGCGCTCCAACACGCTGGTGGTCTTCATCAACCAGCTGCGCATGAAGATCGGCGTGATGATGCCGGGCCAGAGCCCGGAAGTGACCACCGGCGGCAACGCATTGAAGTTCTACGCTTCGGTGCGCCTGGACATCCGCCGAATCGGCGCGATCAAGAAGGGCGACGAGATCATCGGCAACCAGACCAAGATCAAGGTCGTCAAGAACAAGCTGGCGCCGCCGTTCAAGCAGGTCATCACCGAAATCCTGTACGGCGAAGGCATCAGCCGCGAAGGCGAACTGATCGACATGGGCGTGGAAGCCAAGCTGGTCGAGAAGGCCGGTGCCTGGTACAGCTACGGCGAAGAGCGCATCGGCCAGGGCAAGGACAACGCCCGCGGTTACCTGCGCGACAACCCGCAGGTGGCCCAGCGCCTGGAAGCCGAGCTGCGCGAGAAGTTCCAGCCGGCCGAGGCTGCCCGCGAGAGCGGTGACAGCGACGGTGACGACGACGCCGAGTAA
- the recX gene encoding recombination regulator RecX, with translation MHDPDAPAPGRKRRVREQTPVQRALGLLVRREHSRKELTRKLTARGIESDAATAAVDKLTEAGWQDDTRFAENLVRIRANTGYGPLHIRAELGTHGLDSEQVAAAMDTFEGDWTENARDLVCRRFGEAGPQELPQRRKAADLLARRGFDGDTIRRATRYDPDD, from the coding sequence ATGCACGACCCAGACGCCCCGGCACCCGGCCGCAAGCGCCGCGTCCGTGAACAGACCCCGGTCCAACGCGCGCTGGGCCTGCTGGTACGCCGTGAGCATTCGCGCAAGGAATTGACCCGCAAGCTCACTGCCCGCGGCATCGAAAGCGACGCCGCCACTGCCGCCGTGGACAAGCTCACCGAGGCCGGCTGGCAGGATGACACCCGCTTTGCCGAGAACCTGGTCCGCATCCGTGCGAACACCGGCTATGGCCCCCTCCACATCCGCGCCGAACTGGGCACCCATGGGCTGGACAGCGAGCAGGTCGCCGCCGCCATGGACACCTTCGAAGGCGACTGGACAGAGAACGCCCGGGACCTGGTCTGCCGCCGCTTTGGCGAGGCCGGCCCCCAGGAGCTGCCCCAGCGCCGCAAAGCCGCGGATCTGCTGGCCCGCCGCGGGTTCGATGGCGACACCATCCGCCGTGCCACCCGCTACGACCCGGATGACTGA